The region TTTGCCCGTGATGATCTACGAATGGCGGAATTGGCAATGACAGAAAATCTGTACAATCAAGTCTGCTTTCATGCCCAACAATGTGCAGAAAAAACGATTAAAGCTCAGGGACCAACTCCGCCACGTACTCATCGACTCGGAGATTTAGTGAATTTGCTTGATCCAAATCTTGTGACTGCGATCGCTCTGGACGTTCAACTACTCGATCGCTTCTACATCCTCACTCGCTACCCCGATGCTTTACCCGGTTCTCTGCCAGAAGGGTTGCCAGAAGCCAGCGATGCTCAGGAAGCCTTATCCGTGGCACGGCAGGTATTTGAGATGGTAACTCAGGAATTGAGGCAATCTGAAGGAGAGCAGGAGCAATGAGGGATTCATTCTTGGGATCATCAAGCGATAGTTGGCGTGAATTGAGCGATCGGGCAAGGCTTATGGCAGAGCAGTTGTGTGATGGAGGTCAGTCATGACTCATGGTTTGACACAATTAGCTGATAGCCGTGATGCACTTCTTTTGGCAGAAGTAGCAGCATTTTTGCACGATTGGCAAAAGTGCATTGGGTACTGGAAAAAAATAGGGGCACAATTTGATCCCAGCGATATTGCATCTGTTTTAGAAAGATTTAAACCACAAGATCCCCTTAATCCATCTACTTCCACTGAAAGTTCTTCGCTTAAGCAGTTAATAGAGCAAGGCAAAGACCCCTCTAGAGCAAGGCATTCTTCAGATTGGCGTATTAGGCTGCTAGGAACCTGTCATAGTATTGCCCATGTAGATAAGCCAGCAGAGCCAGGACTCGGAGAACAAACTCCTTTAATTGCTTCTATATTTGGCTTTGAAACTTCGCCTCATGAAAATTCCCAAAGACTTTTAGAAGCAGTCAACAATATCAGTCAGCGTCATATTTTTCTCAAAAAGTTAGAACAAGCATTTAATGACGCTGTAGGAGATACAAGGCGACCTCTGAACGAAGTCAGACTTTGGGAATGGGGAGCAGCTACAGCAGCTTTCTGGAAAGCGATCGCTGCTCGGTATGTTTTGGAGGATAAAGTTACTGAAGATAACTTGAAGTGGCGAATTCTAGATGTACGCTTTGATGGATTGGGCTTTTTAGAGAAATCTCTGACAATTGGTGATTTACTCGGTCGGCAGTCTGCGCTACAGGTATCTTTGAACTGTGTGCGTAAGCTTCTGGAAGAAACTTATCCAATAGGTAATGAAGTCTATCGTGATGAAAATGGTAGTGCTTTCATAGTGCCAGATTTAGAGGGCGATAGTGATGGTAAACGATTACATAGTTTTCTTGCAAATCAAATTCTAAAGGCTGGATGGCAAAATGAGTTAAATGGAGAGTTAAAGCCTCGAATTGACATTACAGAAGCTCACGAAAAAGGGCTTGTCCTCCATAAATCTCTAGAACTACCTTTGCCCAAAATTACAC is a window of Leptolyngbyaceae cyanobacterium JSC-12 DNA encoding:
- a CDS encoding hypothetical protein (IMG reference gene:2510097243~PFAM: HEPN domain); translation: MNAEYERWLAFARDDLRMAELAMTENLYNQVCFHAQQCAEKTIKAQGPTPPRTHRLGDLVNLLDPNLVTAIALDVQLLDRFYILTRYPDALPGSLPEGLPEASDAQEALSVARQVFEMVTQELRQSEGEQEQ